The proteins below come from a single Plantactinospora sp. KBS50 genomic window:
- a CDS encoding MFS transporter yields the protein MSVTTSTGSGLPETPVAAGSAHPRRWVALAVIAVAQLMVVLDATIVNIALPQAQASLGISDADRQWVVTAYTLAFGGLLLLGGRIADYWGRKRTFLVGIVGFALASAVGGVAQSGELLFAARALQGAFGALLAPASLALLTVLFTEAHERAKAFAVYGAIAGGGSAVGLVLGGVLTEYANWRWCLLVNVPVALVALVAALPLVPESRAHGNTRYDVPGALVITAGLVTLVYGFTKAAEDGWGATATIALIAAGVVLIAAFVLIELRSSHPLLPLRIVLDRNRGGAFLASMLIGAGLFGAFLFLTFYFQVVLRYSPVKAGLASLPVTAGVLIAATLASQLMPRLGAKPLMLTGAALAASGMLLLTRIGVDTSFPAHLLPAQVVLGLGLGFTFVPLSSLALVGVPEHDAGAASAALNATQQVGGSLGTALLNTMYTSAVTAYLASHLPPDPVTQVRGLVHGYTVAFAWGAGLILLSGVATAVLITVRRRDIPTGNAIHVG from the coding sequence ATGTCCGTTACCACCTCCACCGGATCCGGCCTGCCCGAAACACCGGTTGCCGCCGGCAGCGCACATCCACGGCGCTGGGTGGCGCTGGCGGTCATCGCCGTCGCCCAGCTGATGGTCGTTCTCGACGCCACGATCGTGAACATCGCGCTGCCCCAGGCCCAGGCCAGCCTCGGCATCTCCGACGCCGACCGGCAGTGGGTGGTCACGGCGTACACGCTGGCCTTCGGCGGTCTGCTGCTGCTCGGCGGCCGGATCGCCGACTACTGGGGGCGCAAGCGCACGTTCCTCGTCGGCATCGTCGGCTTCGCCCTGGCCTCCGCGGTCGGTGGCGTGGCGCAGAGCGGCGAGCTGCTGTTCGCCGCCCGCGCCCTGCAGGGCGCCTTCGGCGCGCTGCTGGCCCCCGCCTCGCTGGCGCTGCTCACCGTCCTCTTCACCGAGGCGCACGAGCGGGCCAAGGCGTTCGCGGTGTACGGCGCCATCGCCGGCGGCGGTTCGGCGGTCGGGCTGGTGCTCGGCGGCGTCCTCACCGAGTACGCCAACTGGCGCTGGTGCCTGCTGGTGAACGTGCCGGTCGCGCTGGTCGCGCTGGTCGCCGCGCTGCCGCTGGTGCCGGAGAGCCGGGCGCACGGCAACACCCGGTACGACGTACCCGGCGCGCTGGTGATCACGGCCGGCCTGGTCACCCTGGTGTACGGCTTCACGAAGGCGGCCGAGGACGGCTGGGGCGCCACCGCGACCATCGCGCTGATCGCCGCGGGGGTGGTGCTGATCGCCGCGTTCGTGCTCATCGAGCTGCGGTCCAGCCATCCGCTGCTGCCGCTGCGGATCGTGCTGGACCGCAACCGGGGCGGCGCGTTCCTGGCCTCGATGCTCATCGGCGCCGGCCTGTTCGGGGCGTTCCTGTTCCTCACCTTCTACTTCCAGGTGGTGCTGCGGTACAGCCCGGTCAAGGCCGGCCTGGCGTCGCTGCCGGTGACCGCCGGCGTACTCATCGCCGCCACCCTGGCCAGCCAGCTCATGCCGCGACTGGGCGCCAAGCCGCTGATGCTCACCGGCGCCGCCCTGGCCGCGTCCGGCATGCTGCTGCTCACCCGGATCGGCGTGGACACCTCGTTCCCGGCGCACCTGCTGCCCGCCCAGGTCGTCCTCGGGCTGGGCCTGGGTTTCACCTTCGTCCCGCTGTCCAGCCTCGCCCTGGTGGGCGTGCCGGAACACGACGCCGGTGCGGCCAGCGCGGCGCTGAACGCCACCCAGCAGGTCGGCGGCTCGCTGGGCACCGCCCTGCTGAACACCATGTACACCAGCGCGGTGACCGCGTACCTCGCCAGCCACCTGCCGCCGGACCCGGTCACCCAGGTGCGGGGACTGGTGCACGGCTACACCGTGGCGTTCGCCTGGGGGGCCGGGCTCATCCTGCTGTCCGGGGTGGCCACCGCGGTCCTGATCACGGTCCGCCGGCGGGATATTCCGACCGGAAACGCCATCCACGTGGGATGA
- the smpB gene encoding SsrA-binding protein SmpB, whose amino-acid sequence MARETGRKAVASNRKARHEYTILKTYEAGLVLVGTEVKSLRAGYVSLVDAFAQERDGEIMLYGLHIAEYGFGSWTNHQPRRTRKLLLRRVEIDRILEKLREPGLTLVPLSIYFSDGWAKVELGLARGRRTYDKRQAIAERDANREIARELGRRLKGRPGSTRRTSRA is encoded by the coding sequence GTGGCCAGGGAGACCGGACGCAAGGCCGTCGCCTCGAACCGCAAGGCCCGCCACGAGTACACGATCCTCAAGACGTACGAGGCCGGGCTCGTGCTGGTCGGCACCGAGGTCAAGTCGCTGCGCGCCGGCTACGTGTCGCTGGTCGACGCGTTCGCCCAGGAGCGGGACGGCGAGATCATGCTGTACGGGCTGCACATCGCCGAGTACGGCTTCGGTAGCTGGACCAACCATCAGCCGCGGCGGACCCGCAAGCTGCTGCTGCGCCGGGTGGAGATCGACCGGATCCTGGAGAAGCTGCGGGAGCCGGGGCTGACCCTGGTCCCGCTGTCCATCTACTTCTCCGACGGCTGGGCCAAGGTCGAACTGGGGCTGGCCCGCGGCCGGCGGACCTACGACAAGCGGCAGGCCATCGCCGAGCGCGACGCGAACCGGGAGATCGCCCGCGAGCTGGGTCGACGGCTCAAGGGCCGGCCCGGGTCGACCCGCCGGACCTCCCGGGCCTGA
- a CDS encoding lanthionine synthetase LanC family protein, giving the protein MESAELKDRVARAVAMYGGPGYLLRCDATWLTLVPGGAVVLPEYGWKLHVSCRSVAFPALVERLLPLLLAQGCPVRLARSARVLARLNDGYSVPAAVGKAVTIYPEPDRVRELGWSLAELLRGEPAPRVLGERRVDPAAPVYYWYGPIGGPGVHAGLGSGGMLGAGPDGGQAAGAGLVGPGPAGTGLTGPGLIGTALTGGLLERPAGLAGVRCAPPACPIDPFTGERVDLHAVDRLAVLGGYYRVVAGIYESGRGNVYRAIDERDGGTVVVKQARAHVDEHEEAGDVRLRLRNERRVLQALTGMPDVPRFLDHFRHGDDEFLVTTDVGPYNLVDDVAHHGRYLPAGAAPGGGRTLDGLAARLARGVLELHRRGVVARDLTSRNVVIDGDRAALIDFGLAAYAGAYVPGGTAGYAPARQRRHEPPRDTDDLHALGMVLMFAADGLHPVTVDDDLELPRRRALQTIRSRCGGRPTGVFAAIADLVSGDDDTMRTAAARLAGDGTHGHGHGTSAGTGTSAGTGTSAGTDTGTGTGTGTGTGTGTGTGTGGGTGTGTGGGTGTGTGTGGGLRNGTGTGAGPGAEPRRRSGPRSRPEPPDLGPELAAEITDHLVADLLVATGRLLAEPAGADIGIYRGTAGVGLELLQHADRPGVPDALRALLHHTVRAVTRRNPPPGLLAGRTGVDVFLQLARDRGFAGPDHPEPVVPGAGWLPAGDDLMAGAAGVGLGHLLLHRSTGDRAHLAVARRCAESILAGPAPAGRTAADRLPEAAAVEPSAGRARGLAGTAELLLCLAEVTGEPAHRAAAADRVALLAGRAESLVQRAGGPRAASLAVSWCQGLAGMAQVLLYGGSVLADPALSALAGRLGEQCVTLLPRIGVPGQCCGSAGVGNLLVDLALTDGGGPGWDAAATAGRHLLLRAGGSARRPRFGDDADGHGASWAHGLAGTLGFVRRLARRSGPAGLPAPSWAAWLAGPDSPAGPPAAAAGSPAGGADPAAGAAGGRSAYPGGPLPAPPPGWSLRPDAVAACPSG; this is encoded by the coding sequence ATGGAGAGCGCCGAGTTGAAGGATCGGGTCGCCCGCGCCGTCGCGATGTACGGGGGGCCGGGCTACCTGCTGCGGTGCGACGCCACCTGGCTGACGCTGGTGCCAGGTGGCGCGGTCGTGCTTCCGGAGTACGGCTGGAAGCTGCACGTCTCGTGCCGGTCGGTGGCCTTTCCCGCGCTGGTGGAGCGGTTGTTGCCGCTGCTGCTGGCGCAGGGCTGCCCGGTCCGGTTGGCCCGTTCGGCCCGGGTGCTGGCCCGCTTGAACGACGGGTACAGCGTGCCTGCGGCGGTGGGCAAGGCGGTCACCATCTACCCGGAACCGGACCGGGTGCGGGAACTGGGCTGGTCCCTCGCCGAGTTGCTGCGCGGGGAGCCGGCGCCGCGGGTGCTGGGCGAGCGGCGGGTCGATCCGGCGGCGCCGGTCTACTACTGGTACGGCCCGATCGGCGGCCCGGGCGTGCATGCCGGGCTCGGCTCGGGCGGAATGCTCGGCGCCGGCCCGGACGGCGGCCAGGCGGCCGGCGCGGGCCTGGTCGGCCCGGGACCCGCCGGTACGGGGCTGACCGGCCCCGGACTGATCGGTACGGCGCTGACCGGCGGGCTGCTGGAGCGGCCGGCCGGACTCGCGGGGGTGCGCTGCGCACCGCCGGCCTGCCCGATCGACCCGTTCACCGGGGAGCGGGTGGACCTGCACGCGGTGGACCGGCTGGCGGTGCTGGGCGGCTACTACCGGGTGGTGGCCGGGATCTACGAGTCGGGGCGCGGCAACGTGTACCGGGCGATCGACGAGCGCGACGGCGGCACGGTGGTGGTGAAGCAGGCGCGGGCGCACGTCGACGAGCACGAGGAGGCCGGCGACGTCCGTCTGCGCTTGCGCAACGAGCGGCGGGTGCTCCAGGCGTTGACCGGGATGCCCGACGTGCCGCGGTTTCTGGACCACTTCCGGCACGGCGACGACGAGTTCCTGGTGACCACCGACGTGGGACCGTACAACCTGGTCGACGACGTCGCGCACCACGGCCGGTACCTGCCGGCCGGTGCGGCGCCCGGCGGCGGCCGTACCCTCGACGGGCTCGCCGCCCGGCTGGCCCGCGGCGTCCTGGAGTTGCACCGCCGCGGGGTGGTGGCCCGCGATCTCACCTCCCGCAACGTGGTCATCGACGGCGACCGGGCGGCGCTCATCGATTTCGGCCTGGCCGCCTACGCGGGCGCGTACGTGCCGGGCGGCACCGCCGGGTACGCCCCGGCGCGGCAGCGCCGGCACGAGCCGCCGCGGGACACCGACGACCTGCACGCGCTCGGCATGGTGCTGATGTTCGCGGCCGACGGGCTGCACCCGGTGACCGTGGACGACGACCTGGAACTGCCCCGCCGGCGTGCGTTGCAGACCATCCGGTCCCGCTGCGGTGGCCGGCCCACCGGGGTGTTCGCGGCGATCGCCGACCTGGTCAGCGGGGACGACGACACCATGCGGACCGCCGCGGCCCGGCTGGCCGGCGACGGCACGCACGGCCACGGCCACGGCACCAGCGCCGGCACGGGCACCAGCGCCGGCACGGGCACCAGCGCCGGCACGGACACGGGCACCGGCACCGGCACCGGCACCGGCACCGGCACGGGCACGGGCACGGGCACCGGCGGCGGCACCGGCACGGGTACCGGCGGCGGCACCGGCACTGGCACGGGCACCGGCGGCGGCCTCCGCAACGGCACCGGCACCGGCGCCGGGCCGGGGGCCGAGCCGCGGCGGCGCAGCGGCCCGCGGAGCCGGCCCGAGCCGCCGGACCTCGGCCCGGAACTGGCCGCGGAGATCACGGATCACCTGGTGGCGGACCTGCTGGTGGCCACCGGCCGGCTGCTGGCGGAACCGGCCGGCGCCGACATCGGCATCTACCGGGGGACGGCGGGCGTCGGTCTCGAACTGTTGCAGCACGCCGACCGGCCCGGCGTGCCGGACGCGCTGCGGGCGTTGCTGCACCACACGGTCCGCGCGGTGACCCGGCGCAATCCGCCGCCGGGGCTGCTCGCCGGGCGTACCGGGGTGGACGTCTTCCTCCAGTTGGCGCGCGACCGCGGCTTCGCCGGCCCGGACCACCCGGAACCGGTCGTCCCGGGCGCCGGCTGGTTGCCCGCGGGCGACGACCTGATGGCCGGCGCGGCCGGGGTCGGTCTGGGCCACCTGCTGCTGCACCGGAGTACGGGCGATCGGGCGCACCTGGCGGTGGCCCGGCGGTGCGCCGAATCGATCCTGGCCGGTCCGGCGCCGGCCGGCCGGACCGCCGCGGACCGGCTGCCCGAGGCCGCGGCCGTCGAACCGTCCGCGGGTCGCGCGCGCGGCCTGGCCGGTACGGCCGAACTGCTGCTGTGCCTCGCCGAGGTCACCGGCGAGCCGGCGCACCGGGCCGCCGCGGCCGACCGGGTCGCCCTGCTGGCCGGCCGGGCCGAGTCGCTGGTCCAGCGCGCCGGCGGCCCGCGGGCGGCGTCGCTGGCCGTCTCCTGGTGCCAGGGCCTCGCCGGGATGGCCCAGGTCCTGCTGTACGGCGGGAGCGTGCTGGCCGATCCGGCGCTGAGCGCGTTGGCCGGCCGGTTGGGCGAGCAGTGCGTGACGCTGCTGCCCCGGATCGGCGTACCCGGACAGTGCTGCGGCAGCGCGGGGGTCGGCAACCTGCTGGTGGACCTGGCCCTGACCGACGGCGGCGGGCCGGGTTGGGACGCCGCGGCCACGGCCGGCCGGCATCTGCTGCTGCGCGCCGGTGGTTCGGCCCGACGGCCCCGGTTCGGCGACGACGCCGACGGTCACGGCGCCTCCTGGGCGCACGGGCTGGCCGGCACGCTCGGGTTCGTCCGGCGGCTGGCCCGGCGGTCCGGTCCGGCCGGGCTGCCGGCGCCGAGTTGGGCAGCCTGGCTGGCCGGACCGGACTCGCCCGCGGGCCCCCCGGCCGCCGCCGCGGGTTCTCCCGCTGGCGGCGCGGACCCGGCGGCGGGCGCCGCGGGTGGCCGGTCGGCGTACCCGGGCGGCCCGCTGCCGGCGCCGCCGCCGGGCTGGTCGTTGCGCCCCGACGCGGTGGCGGCCTGCCCGTCCGGCTGA
- a CDS encoding sugar kinase encodes MSGTGLTARDRDDCRYDLVSLGEVMLRLDPGEGRIRTARSLRVWEGGGEYNVARGLRRCFGQRTAVVTALADNEVGRLVEDLILTGGVDTALLRWMPYDGIGRGVRNGLNFTERGFGVRGAVGVSDRAASAASQLRPEDVDWEHLFGTLGVRWLHTGGIYAGLAEGTPDVVEAAMSAARRHGTIISYDLNYRPSLWKAVGGQERAREVNRRLVRYVDVLIGNEEDFTAGLGFEVPDTAEDLSTLDAANFRRMLKEVVTAYPHLKVIATTLRTVHTATVNDWGATAWSPEGFVSATHRPGLQILDRVGGGDSFASGLIYGLLELGDLALAVEYGAAHGALAMTTPGDTSMASLAEVEKLVRGGGARVDR; translated from the coding sequence ATGAGCGGGACCGGACTGACGGCGCGGGACCGGGACGACTGCCGGTACGACCTGGTCAGCCTCGGTGAGGTGATGCTCCGGTTGGACCCGGGGGAGGGCCGGATCCGGACCGCCCGGTCGTTGCGGGTCTGGGAGGGCGGCGGCGAGTACAACGTGGCCCGCGGGCTGCGCCGCTGCTTCGGGCAGCGCACCGCCGTGGTGACCGCGCTGGCCGACAACGAGGTGGGCCGGCTGGTCGAGGACCTGATCCTCACCGGCGGCGTGGACACCGCGCTGCTGCGCTGGATGCCCTACGACGGGATCGGGCGGGGGGTCCGCAACGGGCTCAACTTCACCGAACGCGGCTTCGGCGTGCGCGGCGCCGTCGGCGTCTCCGACCGGGCCGCCAGCGCCGCCAGCCAACTGCGGCCCGAGGACGTCGACTGGGAGCACCTGTTCGGCACCCTCGGGGTGCGCTGGTTGCACACCGGCGGCATCTACGCCGGCCTGGCCGAGGGCACCCCGGACGTCGTCGAGGCGGCCATGTCCGCCGCCCGCCGGCACGGCACGATCATCTCGTACGACCTCAACTACCGGCCGAGCCTGTGGAAGGCGGTCGGCGGCCAGGAGCGGGCCCGGGAGGTCAACCGGCGGCTGGTCCGGTACGTCGACGTGCTGATCGGCAACGAGGAGGACTTCACCGCCGGCCTCGGCTTCGAGGTGCCGGACACCGCCGAGGATCTGTCCACCCTGGACGCGGCGAACTTCCGCCGGATGCTCAAGGAGGTGGTCACCGCGTACCCGCATCTGAAGGTGATCGCCACGACGCTGCGCACGGTGCACACGGCCACGGTCAACGACTGGGGCGCGACAGCCTGGTCGCCGGAGGGCTTCGTCAGCGCCACCCACCGCCCCGGGTTGCAGATCCTGGACCGGGTGGGCGGCGGGGACAGCTTCGCCTCCGGCCTCATCTACGGCCTGCTCGAACTCGGTGACCTCGCCCTGGCGGTCGAGTACGGCGCGGCGCACGGGGCGCTGGCGATGACCACACCCGGCGACACCTCGATGGCCAGCCTCGCCGAGGTGGAGAAGCTGGTCCGCGGCGGCGGCGCCCGCGTCGACCGCTGA